The Streptomyces sp. NBC_01268 genome segment GCCCTCGGCACCCTGGGCCCGGAGGCGGTCACCGTCGGCGCCGCCCTCCTGCCCCTCGCGGACTTCTTCGCCCGCGGCGGCCGCCGTCCCGAGACCACCCCGAGCGCCCCGGCCCCGGCCTGGCAGACGGCCCTCGCGGACCGGGTCACGCCTTAGGCCTCCGGGCCACCGGCGCCGAACTCGACCTCGACGAGGACGACTTGGCAGGGGCCCGGGAGCCCGGGAGGACGTCGGCTGAGCGCTCGCGGCATCCGCGGCGCTCCGGTCAGATGTCGACGCCTCCGATCTCGAAGGTCTGCACGCTCTGCGCGTCGAACCACGACCAGAACCGCTTGCCGTGCAGGTACGTGTCGTCGTTGCGGTAGGCGTACCGCTGGCTGCCGGCGGTGGACGTGTACCAGCGCTCCACGAGGGCTCCGTCGGTCGACACGGTGGTGAAGCGCGAGAGGTCGAAGTCGATGTACTGGCCCGCGCCGTGGTTGGCGGCCACGATCACCAGCTTGCGCGAGGGACGGTCGTAGGCGGCGACCACGTCGGGGTGACCGGACTCGATGATCCGCATGCCGGGCCGGATGTGGCGCATGTACTGGGCCAGGACGTAGTACTTCGTGTTGACGAGGCCGAGTCGGCCGTCGACGAGCTCGATGGGGCCCCAGCCGCCACCGTTGCTGTTGTCGACGATCTGCCAGTGGATCCACGCCGTGGGGTGGAGCCAGCGCATGTCGTAGCCGATGCTCCGGGCGATGGTCATCCCGCTGGCGTCGCCGTCGGTGTACTCGGACATCCAGATCCGCTTGCCCGACTCCGCCGCGGCGGCGTGGAGCAGGTCGCGCCGGGTGTCGGAGCGGTATCCGTGGACGTTGATCCGTCCGACCGCCTGCCGGGTGTCGGGGCCGAACTCGTTCCAGGCGGTCAGCGCGTAGTCGTAGCCGTTCTCGTCCATGGCCGGGATCTCCATCCAGGACAGGCCACGGGCGTCGAGCTGCGTGCGGGTCTCCTTGACGAGCCGCGCCTGCTGGGCGGGATCGAAGAAGCAGCCCTCCTGGCCGCGGCCCATCTCCGGGGTCCACGGCAGGCCCGGCTCGTTGACCGGCTGCACCGAGCGGAAGTCGATGCCCCAGTGGTCGTGGGCGTACCGGGCGATGGTGGCCAGATAGGCCGCGTGGCGCCCGTAGTTGCCGTCCTGGAGGTTGCTCGTCCACCCCGCGTCGTGGCCGCGCGGGTCGTCGTTCCGCAGCATCCACCACATGGGCGAGTTGGAGAACAGCTCGAAGGTGTCGGCCCCACGGTCCCTGGCCAGCCACATCATGTCGCGCTGGTTCGCGTCCGCGTACCAGTTCCAGCTGGCGGAGGAGGGATCGGCGTCGTACCAGTCGAGCTGGTACCCCTCGATCTGCTTGTACCCGTCGATGCTCGGCGCCGGCTTCATCGTGCGCCCGTCGATGCTGTTCGTCCCCGACGCCCCGGCGTTGTAGCGCACGATGTTCATGCCGAGCCCGGGCAGGGTCTGCCCCAGCAACTGGACCGTACCCCGCCCGAACAGGGCGTCCGCCAGCTTCGGATCCGGCCCCACCGCCTTGGCCCACCAGCTCAGCGAGGTGCCCCAGCCCTCCCACGTGCCCCGGTCGGCGGCGGGGTCGATGACCGTCGCGAAGTCGGCCCTCGCCGTTCCCGCGCCCAGACCCGCCAGCGCGGCGGCGCCCGGTACCGCCGCCAGTCCGCGCAGCACGTTGCGTCGGTTCAGCATCACAAACCCCCACCTGTTCCACGAGCCCCCTCGGGCCCCGACCGATTGTCAGGGACTCGTCCAAGATCGACAACCAGGGGCGGGCCGGGGTGCGCGCCGGGCCCTTCGTGCGTCGAGACGCACCGTCGCCGCCTCAGACCGAGAGCAGGTCCACGACGAAGACCAGGGTCGAGCCCGCCGGGATCAGGGGCGAGGGCGACTGCTTGCCGTAGCCGAGGCGCGGGGGAACGATGATCTCGCGACGCCCGCCGACCCTCATCCCCCGAACGCCGCGGTCCCAGCCCTTGATGACCCGGCCACCGCCCACGGCGAACTTGAACGGCTGGCCCCGGTCCCAGGAGGCGTCGAACTCCTTCCCGGACTCGAAGGTGACCCCGACGTAGTGAACCCGGACGACCATGCCCGGCTTCGCCTCGGCCCCGTCCCCGACGACCAGGTCCCGGATGGTCAGCTCGGTAGGAGCGTCACCCTCCGGAACACGCACCTCGGGCTTGGTCGGTTCGGTCATGGCAGCCTCATTCGCTCTTCGCCGGAACTCTTCGCGGGAACTCTTCGCCGGAATCCGTCGCACGGACCGGCAGGCCGCACGGATGCTCCACGCGGCAGACGAACACGCTACCGAGAGTGCCGACCGCCGCGGTGCACCGCATCCCCGGCACCCGCGCACCCGCGCACGCGCGCACGTGCCGAGGACGCCGGTCCCGCCGTTCTGCTAGCCTTCCGGAGGCCGTGCGAGAGAACGAGGAGGTGGTACCCGTGAACGCAGTTTCGACATGGGTGCTCCCCTCCGGGGTCACGGTCGGACGATAGGCAGGTCGTCCGGGAGCGCCGTTCCGAGCCCTCCCGAAAGGCACGACCGTGCACTTCACTTCCGAGAACCGCCTCGACGACGGCGTCCTCGAACGCGCATTCACCCTCGGCGAGATCCCCGGCATCCTGTGGACACCCGAGTCCGCAGCGGCGCCGACCCCTCTGATCCTGATCGGCCACCCCCCGCTCGGACTGCGCAGGATGTACCCGCGCCTTGTGGGACGCGCCCGGTACTACGCGGCGGAGTACGGCTTCGCCGCGGCCACCATCGAGCTTCCCGGGAGCGGTGACCGGCCCCGCTGGCCCGCCCTCGAGCAGGCCCGCGCCGACCTGCGGCGGACGATGGAGGCCGGCGGGCCGGTCGGCGACGACATCGTCGACGCGCTCGTCCTCCCGCTGGTCGAGAAGGCGGTCCCCGAATGGCGGGCCGCCCTGGACGCCCTCCTGTCACTGCCCGGGATCGACGGCCCGGTCGGGTACGAGGGCGGCGTGATCTCCGTCGGCATCCGGCTGGCGGTGGTCGAGCCGCGCATCGTGGCCGCCGGCTTCTTCGCCGGGAGCCTCGTGCCCGCCGTCATGTTCGAGGAGGCCCGCCGGGTCACCATTCCCCTGCACGTCCTGCTGCAGTGGGACGACGAGGGGAACGACCGGCAGGCGGCCCTTGACCTGTTCGACGCCTTCGGCACCAAGGAGAAGACCCTGCACGCCAACATGGGCGGACACACCGGCGTGCCGCAGTTCGAACTCGACCCGGGGGCCCGGTTCTTCGCCCGGCACCTGCGCTAGCCCGGACGGGTGGAGGCGGCATGGACCCGGTCGGCGGGCGGCTGGATACTGGCCGCTGACCGCAGGACCCGACCCCCTGGAGACGCCGTGCGTACCCGCCTCGCCACCGCCCTCGGTTCGTCCGCCCTGCTGACGTGCGCCACCCTGCTGGCCGCCGCCCCGCCGTCGAGCGCTGCCGCCTATCCGGTCAGCGGCTTCGATGTCACGTACGGTCAGACGTACACGCGGGGCACCATCACCTGGTACGGGCGGTCGGTGGTGGTGGCGGGTGAGCACAAGTCGGTCGACGTGAACAGCTGCCGTGGCACCACGGCGTTCACGCTCGACTCGCAGAGCCACCAGATGGGCGTGGGCCTGTCCGGCAACGTCTGCGGGGCGAGCGACACGTTCTCCTTCACCGTGCCGGCGGACGCCCCGGGAGGAGCCGCGGTGGTGCGGGTGTGTCTCGACAACGGGGCGGACGGCCCGCAGGTCGTGTACCTGAAGTGCGTGAGGTACGGCCACCCGTGACACCCCCTCCGCGGGGCGGGCGGGGCCGCGGCACACGGGACCCCCGTGTACCGCGGCCCCGCGGTCCCCGCAGCGGCGGGCCGTTCACGCACCGGTGAGCACCGGGCCGAGGAAGCGGATGTGGGGGCGCCCGTCCGGACCGGGGCGGGTCACCGCGGCCCGGACGCCGTAGACGTCCGCGACGAGCCGTTCGGTGAGGACCTCCTCGACCGCACCGGCGGCCACCACCCCGCCCTCGCACAGGACCACCACGTGATCGCAGTACATCGCCGCGAGGTTGAGGTCGTGCAGGGCCACGACGCAGGTGAGGCGCAGGCCCGCTACGAGGGTCAGGAGGTCCAGCTGGTGCTGGATGTCGAGGTGGTTCGTCGGCTCGTCGAGGAGGAGCTCGCGGGGCTCCTGGGCGAGGGCGCGTGCGAGGTGGACGCGCTGGCGTTCGCCGCCTGAGAGGGTCCGCCAGGTGCGGTGCGCGAGCCCGGTCAGCCCGGTGTGCGCGAGCGCGGACCGGACGGCCTCCTCGTCCGCGGCCGTCGTCGGCGACCAGGCCCGGCGGTGCGGGACGCGGCCGAGCCGTACGGCGTCGGCCACGGTCAGGTCGACCTGGGTGTCGGCGTTCTGCTCGACGACGGCGACGCGCCGGGCGAGCGCGCGGCGCGGGACGGCGTCCAGCGGGTCGCCGTCCAGGGTCACCACCCCGGTGTCCGGCGCGAGGACACCGGCCAGCAGCCGCAGGAGGGTGGACTTCCCCGAACCGTTCGGGCCCAGAAGGCCGGTGAGCGTGCCGGGGCGCGGCGCGAGGGTCACGCCGTCCAGGACGAGGGCGCCCCCGGCCGTGCGGGAGACGCCTTCGGCCCGCAGCCCCGCGGCCCCGCCGGGGCGGATCTCCGAGCCGGTCATCGGGTGCTCCTGGTGCGGTACAGGACGAGGACGAACGCGGGGACGCCGATGATCGAGGTGACCACACCGACCGGGACCTCCTGGGGGTCGAGCACCGTACGGGCGAGGGTGTCGGCCCACACCAGGAAGACCGCCCCGGCCAGTGCGGACAGCGGCAGCAGCCGGGCGTGACCGGGGCCCGCGAGGGCCCGGATCGCGTGCGGCAGGACCAGGCCGACGAAGCCGATCGCACCCGCGGAGGAGACCAGGACCGCGGTCAGCAGGGCCGTCACCGACAGGAGGACCAGGCGGGTCCGGGCCACGGAGACGCCGAGCGCCGCCGCCGCGTCCTCGCCGAACGCGAACGCGTCCAGGGTGCGGGCGTGCCCGAGGCAGACGGCCAGCCCGACGGCGAGCACGGCGCCGCACACCCCGACGTCCGTCCAGCCGGCGCCGCCGAGCGAGCCGAGCAGCCAGAAGAGGATGCCCCGGGTGGTCTCGGCGTCGGCTGCGGTCATCACCACGAACGAGGTGAGGGCCGAGAACAGCTGCATCGCCGCCACCCCTGCCAGCACGACGCGGTCGGCCGACCCGCCCAGCACGTGGCTGAGGAGCAGGACCAGGGCGAAGGAGCAGAGCGCGCCGAGGAACGCGCCCCCGGTGACGGACAGCAGGCCCCCGCCCGCACCGAGGACGACGACCGCGACCGCCCCGGTCGACGCGCCCGAGGAGACGCCGAGGACGAACGGGTCGGCGAGCGGATTGCGCAGCAGCGACTGCATCACCGCCCCGCACACCGCCAGACCCGCTCCGCACACGGCCGCGAGAAGCGTGCGGGGCAGCCGCAGGTCCCACACGATGCCGTCCCGGATGGCGCTCAGGCCGGACGGGTCCCCGCCGAGGTGGGAGGCCACCACGGACCAGGAGTCCGCGACGCGGATGTCCGCCGGACCGATGGTGAGGGCGAGGGCGACCGAGACGCACAGGAGGACAACCCCGCCGATCGTGGCGACCGGCGCGAGTGCCCGGGAGGAGCGGATGGCGGCCCGAGCGGACGGGGTCACCGCCGCCGGGCGGCCGGCGGCGGGCGCGCCCGCCGCGGCCACGGTCTCCGGCCCGGTCCGGGTCACTTCGCGAGACCGTACGTCTTCAGCGCGGCGGCCACCTTCTCGATGCCCTCGACGGTGCGGATCGTGGGGTTCATGGCCTGTCCGCTGAGGATCACGTACCGCTTGTGCTTCACCGCCGTCATGTTCCGGGTGACGGGGTGCGTCTCCAGGAACTCGATCTTCTTGGCGGCGCTCTCGGCCGACTGCGCCTTGCGGGTCAGATCGGCGATCACCAGCACGTCGGGATCGCGGTCGGCGACGGTCTCCCAGTTGATCTGCGGCCACTCCTCCTTCGTGTCGTCGAAGACGTTCCGCACGCCGAGCGCCCCGCTGACGATCCCCGGTGCGCCGCAGCACCCGGCCATGTACGGGCCCTGGGAGTCGGAGAACCAGTAGAGGGCGGACGCGTCGCCGAAGTCGGCCCCGGCCGTGGCCTTCCCGACCCGCGCGCGGAGCTCCCCGACCAGCTTCTCGCCGCGCTCCGGCACGCCGAACACCCGGGCGAGGTCGCGGATCTCCCCGTACACGGTGTCCATGGTCAGCGGCTCGGTCCGCACGCCGTCGCCGTCGCCGCTGTTGTCCTTGCCGACGCAGTCGGTGGGGGAGAGGTAGGTGGGGACCCCGAGTTTCGCGAACTGCTCCCGGGGGGCCACGCCGCCCTTGCCCAGGGTGTAGAGGAAGGAGGCGCTGACGAAGTCGGGCTCGGTGTCGAGGACCTTCTCGAACGACGGGTAGCGATCGGCGAGCCGGGGCACGGCGGCGTTCGCCTTCTCCAGTCCCTCGAGGACGGGGTCGGTCCAGGTGGCGGTGCCCACCATGCGGTCGCCCAGTCCGAGGGAGAGCAGGATCTCGGCCGATCCCTGGTCGAGGGCGACGGCACGGCGCGGCGTGCGGTCGACCTCGACCCGCTGCCCGCAGTTGTCGAGCCGGACCGGGTGGCCCGCTCCCTTGGCCTCGGGCGAAGCGGCCTCGGTGCCGGTGCCGGTGCCGCAGCCTGCGACGAGAACGGCACCGGCCACGAACAGCACGGCGGAACGGGCGGAGTGTGCGAGGGGCACGGAAGGAGTCCTCTGCGTCACGGCTCATGCGCGGAGCCTGTCGTACGGTGCTCCCCGGGCGACGGCGCGCGACGCCAGGGCCGCCAGCAGGTCTTCGGACTCGGGGTCGTCCGGACGGAGCGCCTTCCCGGGCCCCTCGGGGCCCAGTGGCCGATGCTCCGCCCGTCACCCTCACCGCTGCGCGTCAGCTCCGGATTCCCACCGGATTCCCTGACCCGTGCACATACCGTGTCGATACGTACAGAGGTGCGACTGGCCCGGGCAAGTTACCACAGGCCGCCCCTGCTCCTGACGGGTCGTCCGTCAGGAGGAAGCCCCGGTACGGGACACCTCGTCGCGGACGGCACGGGCCGCCGCCACGAGGTTCTCCAGGGAGACACGGGTCTCGGGCCAGCCGCGGGTCTTCAGCCCGCAGTCGGGGTTGACCCAGAGCCGCTCCGCGGGGATCGCCTCAAGTCCCGCGCGGAGCAGGGCGGTGGCCTCCTCCGGGGACGGGACGCGGGGGGAGTGGATGTCCCAGACGCCGGGACCGGCCTCGCGGGGGTAGCCGTGGGCGGCGAGTTCGCGGGCGACCTGCATGTGGGAGCGGGCCGCCTCCAGGCTGATCACGTCGGCGTCGAGGTCGTCGATGGCCTGGACGACGTCGCCGAACTCGGCGTAGCACATGTGGGTGTGGATCTGGGTGTCGGGCCGCACTCCCGCGGTGGTGAGCCGGAACGACTCGGTCGCCCAGGCGAGATACGCCGGGTGGTCGGCCTCCCGCAGCGGCAGGGTCTCGCGCAGCGCGGGCTCGTCGACCTGGATGACGGAGGTGCCGGCGGCCTCCAGGTCGTTCACCTCGTCGCGCAGCGCGAGGGCCACCTGCCGGGCGGTCTCGCCCAGCGGCTGGTCGTCGCGGACGAAGGACCAGGCGAGCATGGTGACCGGGCCGGTGAGCATGCCCTTGACCGGCTTGGGCGTCAGGGACTGCGCGTACGTCGTCCAGCGCACCGTCATCGGCCGCGGACGGGAGATGTCACCGGCGAGGATCGGCGGACGGACGTACCGGGTGCCGTACGACTGCACCCAGCCGTGCCGGGTGGCGAGGTAGCCGTCGAGCTGTTCGGCGAAGTACTGCACCATGTCGTTGCGTTCGGGCTCGCCGTGCACCAGGACGTCGAGCCCCGCCTTCTCCTGGAAGGAGACGACCTCCTGGATCTCCGCCCGGATGCGCTCCTCGTAGCCCTCGTCCCCGATCCGTCCGGCGCGCAGGTCCGCGCGAGCGGCGCGCAGTTCGGCCGTCTGCGGGAAGGACCCGATGGTGGTGGTCGGGAGCAGCGGAAGCCCGAGGTGGGCCCGCTGGGCGGCGGCACGCCGCGCGTAGGACGGCGAGCGGCGGCGGTCCGCCTCGGTGACGGCCCGGACCCGGGCCCGGACGGCGGGGTCGCGGGTGAGGGGGGAGGCGGCGCGGGCGGAGCGCGCGCTCCGGTTGGCGGCCAGCTCGCCGCTGATGGCGTCGGTGCCCAGGGACAGGCCCTTGGCCAGGGCGACGACCTCGTCCGTCTTCTGCCGGGCGAAGGCGAGCCAGGCCAGGACCTGCGGGTCGACGTCCTCCTCGGCCGCGGCGTCGAGCGGCACGTGGAGCAGCGAGCACGAGGCCGACACGTCCACGTGGCCGGCGAGACCGAGGAGGGTGCCGAGGGTGGTGAGGGAGCTCTGCAGGTCGTCGACCCAGACGTTGCGGCCGTCGACCACGCCGGCGACGAGCCGCTTGCCGGGCAGGCCTCCGACGGCCGCGAGTCCGTCGAGGTTCGCGGCGGCGGGCCCGGTGAAGTCGAGGGCGAGTCCCTCGACGGGCGCCTTCGCGAGCACCGGGAGGGCGTCGCCCAGCCGGTCGAAGTAGGAGGCGACGAGCAGCTTCGGCCGGTCCCGGGCGGCGCCGAGATCGCGGTAGGCCCGTGCGGCGGCGGCGAGTTCGGCGGGCGTGCGGTCCTGCACCAGGGCCGGTTCGTCGATCTGCACCCACTCCGCGCCGGCGGCCCGGAGGTCGGCGAGGACCTCGGCGTAGACGGGCAGCAGGCGGTCCAGCAGGGTCAGCGGCTCGAACTCCGCCGCCACGCCGGGGGCGGGCTTCGCCAGCAGGAGATAGGTGACCGGTCCCACCAGGACGGGTCGGGCGGTCAGACCCAGCGCGAGGGCCTCGCGCAGCTCCGTGACCTGCTTGGCCGAGTCCGCCGAGAAGACGGTGTCAGGGCCCAGTTCGGGGACGAGGTAGTGGTAGTTGGTGTCGAACCACTTGGTCATCTCCAGCGGCGCCACGTCCTGGGTGCCGCGGGCCATGGCGAAGTAGCCGTCCGTCGCGTCGGCCGCCACGGCCTCCTGGTGGCGGCGGGGGATCGCGCCCACCATGACGGTGGTGTCCAGGACGTGGTCGTAGTACGAGAAGTCGCCGGTCGGCACTTCGGTGATGCCGGCGTCGGCGAGCTGCAGCCAGTTCGTCCGGCGCAGCGCGGCGCCGGTGTTCCGGAGGGCGTCGGCGGTGACGCGGCCCTTCCAGTAGCCCTCGATCGCCTTCTTGAGTTCGCGGTTCCGCCCCTGACGGGGGTAGCCGTACACGGTGGCCCGTGCTGCCGCGGCTGCGGACTTCGTGGTCACGGAGATCTCCTTCGCGAGATGAATCCCTGAGGTCCGGAGACCTGACGAGGGGCGAAGGGAGACCGGGAACAGGCGGATGCGCACGCGCGCAGCAAGGCACGCTCGTCCGCCTGTATGGTCGCCGACCCGCCCTCGAGGTCACCGGATGGCCGCGCGCGGAATCGTCCGCGTGCGGGCAACGGGCAGGTCTTCGGACTCGCGGGCACGTCCCGTCGTACGGGACTCCTACTGGCCGTCGCTTCCCAGGTCCGGTACGTCGGACCCAGTGCTGTGTGACGGCGGTCGTTCCCACTCACCGCTGCGGGGCAGTCCCGGATTCCCACCGGGTTCCCTCTTACGACGCATCCCGCCTGGCGGACGGGGCGAACCAGCTGCGCCCTCACTCTAGACCACGGGCCACACCGGCCGGCGGGTGAAGCCGGGCCCGGCACACCGGAGTTCACGTCGCGACCAGGCCGCAGGGGATCAAGGACCCTGTGGAGGTGGCTGGTTCTGTGCCATCGGTCAGGGTCGGGTCCTCCTTCAGGGGGAGATGATGCCGTCCTTCGGGGGGATTCCGGCAAGTCCCCTCTGAGCAAGGGTTCTTGGGACAGAACGTCCACCTCCCGCGAGGATCTCCATCACCGTGCGAAGCAGACGAACAGCGCCCGCCGTGGCCCTCGGCGCCATCGCGACGCTCCTCCCCGTTCTCACCCCCGCCGTGGCCTCGGCGGCCGGACCGGCGCCCCGGGCCGCCACCGCGACCACCGCCACCCCGTCACCCGACCCGCTCGCCCGCTACGGCCGGCAGAAGCCGCGCTGGAGTCGCTGCGACGCCGAAGGGCCGGCGGAGTACGAGTGCGCGACGATCGAGGTGCCCCTCGACTACGCCCGCCCGAACGGCCGCACGCTCGACCTCGCCGTGTCCCGGACGAAGGCGACCAGCGCCCGTGACCGGCGCGGTGTGCTGCTGCTGAACCCCGGCGGGCCCGGCGGATCGGGCCTCGACATGCCGGTCTGGATGGCGCCGATGCTGTCGGACGACGTGAGGAAGCGGTACGACCTGATCGGCTTCGACCCCCGGGGCGTCGGCCGGAGCAGCCCGGTGAGCTGCGGACTGAACGACGCGGAGACCGCGTGGCAACGCCCTTACAAGGCAGCGACGTTCAAGCGGGACGTCCAGTGGGCGCGGACCGTCGCGGAGAAGTGCCGGGCGCGGAACGGCGCCGTCCTGTCGCACCTCACCACCCGCGACACGGCACGGGACATGGACGTCATCCGCGCGGTGCTCGGCGAGAAGAAGATCTCGTACCTCGGCTACTCCTACGGCACCTATCTGGGAGCCGTCTACACGCAGATGTTCCCCAAGCGCGCCGACCGGTTCGTGCTCGACAGCGCGGTCGACCCGGAGCGGATCTGGCGCGGCATGATCCGGATATGGGCCGAGGGGGCGGAACCGGCGTTCACGCGGTGGACCGGCTGGGCCGCCGAGCGGAACGCGACCTACGGGCTCGGCGCCATCCCTGCCGAGGTCGGCGCGACGTTCTGGGCGCTGGTCGCCCGGGCGGACCGCGAGCCGATCGAGCTCGACGGCGTCGCCCTGACGGGCGACGACATCCGGCTCGGGTCGCGGGCCGTCTTCTTCGACGTGGCCTACGCCGCCGAGGCGGTCGTACGGCTCAAGGACGCCGCGGAGGGCCGGACCCCGGCGCCGGCGCGGCGCGGCACGCCGCCCGCCCCGGTACCGTCGGCCTTCGCCCGCGCGGCCGACGCCCCGGCCGACGCACCCGCCGTCCCGGCGGACAACATGGACGCCGCCTTCTGGTCCGTGGTGTGCGCCGACACCCGCGCGTGGCCGCGCGACCCGGAGCGGTACCGGCGCGACGCGATCCGCGACAAGCGCCGGTACCCGCTGTACGGGGACTTCGCGTCGAACATCAAGCCGTGTGCGTTCTGGCGGGGCGGGGCCGAGCCCGCCACCGAGGTGAACAACTCCGTCGCCGCCCTCGTCCTGCAGAACGAGTGGGACTCCCAGACACCCCTGGCCAGTGGGCAGGGGCTGCGCCGTGCGATGAAGGGGGCCCGGATGGTCACCGTCCTCGGCGGCCAGGGCCACGGCGTCTACGGCCTGGGATCCTGCGCGGACGCGACCGCCACCGCCTACCTGGTCACGGGCCGTCTGCCCGCCGGGGACCTCACCTGCCGGACCCCGGCCGACCAGGCCCACCGCTCCACCGGGCTCCCGCTGCCGACCCTCCCGCAGCGCCTCCCGATCGGGCAGGGCCGCTTCTGACGGCCCCCTGACCGGCCCTGAGGGCGGGACCCCGCGCGGCGGGGCCCCGCCCGCATGGGCGACCAGGGTTCACGATCCGCCGGTCGGGATCAGGCCGCGGGGGCCCTGAAGTGGCAGTTCGTGGAGATGGACGAGGTGGTCGTGCCGTCGGTGGTGCGGACCCGCCAGCCGTAGGCGTGGCCCGGGATCAGCTGGGGGACAGGGACGGAGACGGTGCCCTGGCCGCGGACCTTGGTGCTCGCCGAGCCGGCCGCGCCCATGGTGATCGGCTGGGGCTGGGTCTGGTCGGTGTTGTCCCAGACGGAGAACTCGGCCCACACCTCCTTCGACGGGTCCGGGTGCGTGACCTTCGCCGTCAGCGTCGGCGTGAGGGTGGTCGCCGTGCCGTAGTCGGCGCCGAAGGGATCGAGGTTCTGGTGGCAGCCCTGGGACAGCGGCTCGCCCGGGGCCTCGCGCAGCTGCGTGCCGCGGCCGGTCGGCGCCGTCAGCTTGCCGGCGTACGAGGCGATCTGGTCGTCGCGCAGCGGGTAGTCGAAGGCCGCCACGCGCTGCACGGAGCCGTTGAAGTAGGCGTTGTAGGCGCCCTTCACCTTGTCGCGACCGACGACGAACGGGCCCGTGGCGGCCCAGCGGTCGGCGTCGGCGTGGACGGCCGTGGCCTTCTTCACGCCGTCCACGTAGAGGGAGACCGCGCCGGTGGTGGCGTCGTACACGCCCGTGAGGCGGGTCCACGTGCCGACCGTGGCGCCGGGAGCGATGGCCTGGTCGACGCTCCACGTGGTGCTGTCGGCCTTCGGCAGGGCGAAGCGCCAGGAGCTGTCGCCCGGGTTGTAGAAGAGCATCATGCCGCTGATCGTCGTCCCGTCCTGGGACAGCACGACCGAGGTGCCCGCGCCAGGGTTCACCTTCGCCCAGGCGGAGACGGTGAAGCTGCGGGTGGTGTCCACGACGGGCCCGGCCGCCGTGGCGGTACCGGTGGAGCCGTCGAGGGCCAGCGCCCCGCCGTGCTCGCCCGGCGCCCAGGAGGCGCCGCCCGTCAGGGTGCCGCCGAATCCGTCGGGGCTGCCGTCGAGCCGCCAGGAGAGCGCCCCGCCACCCTGCGTGTGGCCGTACAGCGGGGTGTGGTCGGAGTAGCCGGTCGCGTCCGGCCTGCACGGGTCGGGGACGCTGGACGGCGTCGTCTTCGTGCAGGTCGGCTGGACGGAGACCCGGTAGTCCGTCTGGTCCGCGAAGTCGGTCCGGGAGTC includes the following:
- a CDS encoding alpha/beta hydrolase — translated: MRSRRTAPAVALGAIATLLPVLTPAVASAAGPAPRAATATTATPSPDPLARYGRQKPRWSRCDAEGPAEYECATIEVPLDYARPNGRTLDLAVSRTKATSARDRRGVLLLNPGGPGGSGLDMPVWMAPMLSDDVRKRYDLIGFDPRGVGRSSPVSCGLNDAETAWQRPYKAATFKRDVQWARTVAEKCRARNGAVLSHLTTRDTARDMDVIRAVLGEKKISYLGYSYGTYLGAVYTQMFPKRADRFVLDSAVDPERIWRGMIRIWAEGAEPAFTRWTGWAAERNATYGLGAIPAEVGATFWALVARADREPIELDGVALTGDDIRLGSRAVFFDVAYAAEAVVRLKDAAEGRTPAPARRGTPPAPVPSAFARAADAPADAPAVPADNMDAAFWSVVCADTRAWPRDPERYRRDAIRDKRRYPLYGDFASNIKPCAFWRGGAEPATEVNNSVAALVLQNEWDSQTPLASGQGLRRAMKGARMVTVLGGQGHGVYGLGSCADATATAYLVTGRLPAGDLTCRTPADQAHRSTGLPLPTLPQRLPIGQGRF
- a CDS encoding LamG-like jellyroll fold domain-containing protein, which produces MRRIAAHGLHIMATVLATVVLLGGQAAPAAAVTTVPGDAAGTATTRESVRAMTWNICGEAGGRIATDDGYCPYRNVPGKKIEGIAQLVAERDLNVVMLQEVCSVSHLAPLEAKLEADDPGSDWTFALAGGTRPGDTYQPDQPGVELIDTQGSKCRGSLSGTLGVAIGVKGRITWKTETDFTTPLGLSMGRGSVLCVEAAGWENHLCTTHVSNFGADVPKGLLTQAQADQYYDDQIATVADVVGAFPSVVIGGDFNTRLQDRLQPLYSLMSECDQRAYGIGDASNEPTKFTLGGVTQDANGGILSYSGYTTTKIDYLFATGGFTGCDSRTDFADQTDYRVSVQPTCTKTTPSSVPDPCRPDATGYSDHTPLYGHTQGGGALSWRLDGSPDGFGGTLTGGASWAPGEHGGALALDGSTGTATAAGPVVDTTRSFTVSAWAKVNPGAGTSVVLSQDGTTISGMMLFYNPGDSSWRFALPKADSTTWSVDQAIAPGATVGTWTRLTGVYDATTGAVSLYVDGVKKATAVHADADRWAATGPFVVGRDKVKGAYNAYFNGSVQRVAAFDYPLRDDQIASYAGKLTAPTGRGTQLREAPGEPLSQGCHQNLDPFGADYGTATTLTPTLTAKVTHPDPSKEVWAEFSVWDNTDQTQPQPITMGAAGSASTKVRGQGTVSVPVPQLIPGHAYGWRVRTTDGTTTSSISTNCHFRAPAA